A genomic stretch from Hymenobacter psoromatis includes:
- a CDS encoding sigma-54-dependent Fis family transcriptional regulator, which translates to MPHAPSSETILLIDDENHLRTITARLLELEGYAVLQAPDAYRGLALLAEHADDIILILCDVKLPDANGVELLPRFRQKAPLAEVVLLTAYGTVPDSVRAMKAGAFDYLTKGDSDDQLVVVVDRAVARARLQRRVAELEKQVGQRHTFETILGHAPALEAAKHLARQVAPTEATVLLEGPTGSGKELFAQAIHQGSGRAAKPFVAVNCSAFAKDLLESELFGYKKGAFTGAVADKKGLIEEASGGTLFLDEIGELELNLQAKLLRVLESQEFIKVGDTRPTRANVRLVAATNRNLRQEAAEGNFRPDLYYRLSVFVVPVPPLSARRADVPELAGFYLNYFAAKLKRPPLALAPEALAALQAYPWPGNVRELRNVLERAAILTPPGQSVEVAGLPLEVQLAAAPGPASLAAEDERSLRNAEMQHIRRILREVGGNKAEAARVLGIAHTTLYRKIQEYGL; encoded by the coding sequence ATGCCACACGCGCCCAGCTCCGAAACCATCCTGCTCATCGACGATGAAAACCACCTGCGCACCATCACGGCGCGGCTGCTGGAGCTGGAAGGCTACGCCGTGCTGCAAGCCCCCGACGCCTACCGCGGCCTGGCCCTGCTGGCCGAGCACGCCGACGATATTATTCTCATTCTCTGCGATGTAAAGCTGCCCGACGCGAACGGCGTGGAGCTGCTGCCGCGCTTCCGGCAGAAAGCCCCGCTGGCCGAAGTGGTGCTGTTGACCGCCTACGGCACCGTGCCCGACAGCGTGCGCGCCATGAAAGCCGGCGCCTTCGACTACCTCACCAAAGGCGACTCCGACGACCAATTGGTGGTGGTGGTGGACCGCGCCGTGGCTAGGGCGCGCCTCCAGCGCCGGGTGGCCGAGTTGGAAAAGCAAGTGGGCCAGCGCCACACGTTTGAAACCATACTGGGCCACGCGCCGGCCCTGGAAGCGGCCAAGCACTTGGCCCGCCAGGTGGCACCCACTGAGGCTACCGTGCTGCTCGAAGGCCCCACCGGCTCGGGCAAGGAGCTGTTTGCCCAGGCCATTCACCAAGGTAGCGGGCGCGCCGCCAAGCCATTCGTGGCCGTCAATTGCAGCGCTTTTGCCAAGGATTTGCTCGAATCGGAGTTGTTTGGCTATAAAAAAGGTGCCTTCACCGGGGCAGTGGCCGATAAGAAGGGGCTGATTGAAGAAGCCAGCGGCGGCACCTTGTTTCTGGACGAAATCGGCGAGCTGGAGCTGAATCTGCAAGCTAAACTGTTGCGGGTGCTCGAAAGCCAGGAGTTTATCAAGGTGGGCGACACGCGGCCTACCCGCGCCAACGTGCGCCTGGTGGCGGCCACCAACCGCAACCTGCGTCAGGAGGCCGCCGAAGGCAATTTTCGGCCCGATTTGTATTACCGCCTGTCGGTGTTCGTGGTGCCGGTGCCGCCGCTCAGCGCCCGCCGCGCCGACGTGCCGGAGCTGGCCGGCTTCTACCTCAACTACTTTGCCGCCAAGCTGAAACGGCCCCCGCTGGCCCTGGCCCCCGAGGCCCTGGCCGCCCTGCAAGCCTACCCCTGGCCCGGCAACGTGCGCGAGCTGCGCAACGTGCTGGAGCGCGCCGCCATCCTCACGCCGCCCGGCCAGTCGGTAGAAGTAGCCGGCCTACCCCTCGAAGTGCAGCTGGCCGCCGCGCCCGGCCCCGCGAGCCTGGCCGCCGAAGACGAGCGCAGCCTGCGCAATGCCGAGATGCAGCACATCCGGCGCATTCTGCGAGAAGTGGGTGGCAACAAGGCCGAGGCGGCGCGGGTGCTGGGTAT